A region of Brevundimonas sp. NIBR10 DNA encodes the following proteins:
- a CDS encoding cupin domain-containing protein yields the protein MPKIDLDAAPTGHGTSYPDAFAGPCLPRRRWRLGDAAGLDQFGVNLLRLPAGAWSSQRHWHLTEDEFVWVVSGEVVLVEGLEDEPMTETVLVAGDCAGFKAGVPNGHRIENRSCAEAVLLEVGTRNPTGDGADYPGIDMVLPLGADRYFHRDGTPYPKHDRRT from the coding sequence ATGCCGAAGATCGATCTGGATGCGGCCCCGACCGGGCACGGAACCTCCTATCCCGACGCCTTCGCCGGGCCATGTCTGCCGCGCCGTCGCTGGCGGCTGGGCGATGCGGCGGGGCTGGACCAGTTCGGGGTCAATCTGTTGCGCCTGCCGGCCGGGGCCTGGTCGAGCCAGCGGCACTGGCATCTGACCGAGGACGAGTTCGTCTGGGTGGTGTCAGGCGAGGTGGTGCTGGTCGAGGGCCTGGAGGACGAGCCCATGACCGAGACGGTGCTGGTCGCCGGCGACTGCGCCGGGTTCAAGGCGGGCGTGCCGAACGGCCACCGGATCGAGAACCGATCGTGTGCCGAGGCGGTTCTGCTGGAGGTCGGGACGCGCAACCCGACCGGCGACGGGGCCGACTACCCCGGTATCGACATGGTCCTGCCGCTCGGCGCGGACCGCTATTTCCACCGGGACGGGACGCCGTACCCCAAGCATGATCGGCGCACGTGA
- the hisS gene encoding histidine--tRNA ligase, producing the protein MTDAPTPAAPRPEARAPRGFADRRGTDLVAQRRIVARVSEVYERWGFEPLETGAFEYADALGKFLPDADRPNEGVFALQDDDDQWMALRYDLTAPLARFAAEQWETLPKPFRRYAFGPVWRNEKPGPGRFREFWQCDADTVGSDRPEADAEIIAMACAGLKAAGLEDGQAVVRVSNRKLFDGLFDAGGVTDPVQRLTALRAVDKFDRLGWEGVSALLGEGRLDESGDYTKGARLPASVASTIQAFLACAGDPTLTRAQTLGAVAATGGLGEAGEAALAELSGIDTALTSMGVAQDQVRFDPTIVRGLEYYTGAVFEAELLLDTTDDKGRPVRFGSIGGGGRYDDLVARFTGQSVPATGFSFGVSRLASALRAAGRTDAARRGPVVVIVFSQDDMAHYLDAVAELRNAGIAAELYLGRAGMKAQMKYADRRNAPAAVMLGGDEIAAGQVTIKDLDAGRILAAGVADNEAWKAARPGQSTVARTDLVRTIRTIIDEPSINTSSHG; encoded by the coding sequence ATGACCGACGCCCCCACCCCCGCCGCCCCACGCCCCGAAGCCCGCGCCCCCAGAGGGTTCGCAGACCGCCGCGGCACCGACCTGGTCGCCCAGCGCCGGATCGTGGCCCGAGTGTCGGAGGTCTACGAGCGTTGGGGCTTCGAACCACTGGAGACCGGCGCGTTCGAATACGCCGATGCGCTCGGCAAATTCCTGCCCGACGCCGACCGTCCGAATGAGGGCGTCTTCGCGCTTCAGGACGATGACGATCAGTGGATGGCCCTCCGCTACGACCTGACCGCGCCGCTCGCCCGGTTCGCCGCCGAGCAGTGGGAGACCCTGCCCAAGCCGTTCCGCCGCTATGCCTTCGGTCCCGTCTGGCGCAACGAAAAGCCCGGCCCCGGCCGGTTCCGCGAGTTCTGGCAGTGCGACGCCGACACCGTCGGCTCCGACCGCCCCGAGGCTGACGCCGAGATCATCGCCATGGCCTGTGCGGGCCTGAAGGCAGCGGGTCTCGAGGATGGTCAGGCCGTGGTCCGCGTCTCGAACCGCAAACTGTTCGACGGCCTGTTCGACGCGGGCGGCGTCACCGATCCGGTCCAGCGGCTGACGGCCCTGCGCGCCGTGGACAAGTTCGACCGGCTGGGCTGGGAGGGGGTCTCGGCCCTGCTCGGCGAAGGGCGACTGGACGAGAGCGGCGACTATACCAAGGGGGCCCGGCTGCCGGCCTCGGTCGCCTCGACCATTCAGGCTTTTCTGGCCTGCGCCGGCGACCCGACCCTGACGCGGGCCCAGACGCTGGGCGCCGTGGCGGCGACCGGAGGCCTTGGTGAGGCCGGAGAGGCGGCGCTGGCCGAACTGTCCGGCATCGACACCGCCCTGACGTCCATGGGCGTGGCCCAGGATCAGGTCCGCTTCGACCCGACCATCGTGCGGGGTCTGGAATACTATACGGGGGCCGTCTTCGAGGCCGAACTGCTGCTCGACACCACGGATGACAAGGGCCGTCCCGTGCGGTTCGGCTCGATCGGCGGCGGCGGGCGCTATGACGACCTGGTCGCGCGCTTTACCGGCCAGTCGGTCCCGGCGACCGGGTTCTCGTTCGGGGTCTCGCGCCTGGCCTCGGCCCTGCGCGCAGCGGGGCGCACGGATGCGGCGCGGCGCGGGCCCGTGGTGGTCATCGTCTTCTCGCAGGACGACATGGCCCACTACCTCGATGCGGTGGCGGAACTGCGCAACGCCGGCATCGCCGCCGAGCTCTATCTCGGTCGCGCGGGCATGAAGGCCCAGATGAAATATGCCGATCGCAGGAACGCGCCAGCGGCCGTCATGCTGGGCGGCGACGAGATCGCGGCCGGTCAGGTGACCATCAAGGATCTGGATGCCGGACGCATCCTGGCGGCGGGTGTGGCCGACAACGAGGCGTGGAAAGCGGCGCGTCCCGGACAGTCGACAGTGGCCCGCACCGACCTCGTGAGAACCATTCGCACGATTATCGACGAACCTTCGATAAATACCTCGTCTCACGGATGA
- a CDS encoding MFS transporter has translation MSTETLETGSAVPPLPPAPPEGPASPWGIRDFRLLWFGRVVAVLAIQIQSSALLWQVYEIARRDHPVEQASLYLGLVGLCQFLPLLAFTLPAGAMADRRDRKMTVWISVLVEASCALSFLLMALHGDPPLWGLLAVAALFGAARAFLAPASQAFLSMVVGRRALPPAIAAQAIAFQVGAIAGPALGGVIVGVNVPLAYAVSLSLFLMGVAAFIMIRTGGKPAPQTNPLSPLESVKEGLAYVWQTKVVFGAISLDLIVVLMAGVALLTPIFARDILHVGPEGFGLLRASFGVGAMVVAIYLSRFPIVRHGGIWMFAAVAVFGLATLTFGLSRIVWLSAAALFVGGAADMISVNIRQTLIQLATPDHMRGRVSSVSMLFIGASNELGEAYSGVMVRILGAVGAAVVGGIGALAATGIWSAMFPGLRKADRLE, from the coding sequence GTGAGTACCGAGACACTCGAGACCGGCTCTGCCGTCCCACCCCTTCCGCCTGCACCGCCCGAGGGCCCCGCAAGCCCGTGGGGCATTCGCGATTTCCGTCTGTTGTGGTTCGGGCGGGTGGTCGCCGTGCTGGCGATCCAGATCCAGTCCTCGGCCCTGTTGTGGCAGGTCTATGAGATCGCGCGCCGGGATCATCCGGTCGAGCAGGCCAGCCTGTATCTGGGCCTGGTCGGCCTTTGCCAGTTCCTGCCTCTGCTGGCCTTCACCCTGCCCGCCGGGGCCATGGCCGATCGGCGCGATCGCAAGATGACGGTGTGGATCTCGGTCCTGGTCGAGGCCAGTTGCGCCCTGAGTTTCCTTCTGATGGCGCTGCACGGCGATCCTCCGCTGTGGGGCCTGCTTGCCGTTGCGGCCCTGTTCGGGGCGGCACGGGCCTTTCTTGCCCCGGCCAGCCAGGCCTTCCTGTCCATGGTGGTCGGACGTCGCGCCCTGCCGCCGGCCATCGCGGCCCAGGCCATCGCCTTTCAGGTCGGGGCCATCGCCGGTCCGGCCCTGGGCGGGGTGATCGTCGGGGTCAATGTGCCCCTGGCCTATGCGGTGTCGCTGAGCCTGTTCCTGATGGGGGTGGCGGCCTTCATCATGATCCGCACCGGCGGCAAGCCCGCCCCCCAGACCAACCCCCTGTCACCGCTCGAATCGGTCAAGGAGGGGCTGGCCTATGTGTGGCAGACCAAGGTGGTGTTCGGGGCGATCTCGCTGGACCTGATCGTGGTGCTGATGGCCGGTGTAGCCCTGCTGACCCCGATCTTCGCGCGAGACATCCTGCATGTGGGCCCCGAAGGGTTCGGCCTGCTGCGGGCCTCGTTCGGCGTCGGGGCCATGGTCGTGGCCATCTATCTTAGCCGCTTCCCGATCGTCAGGCATGGCGGGATCTGGATGTTCGCGGCCGTGGCCGTATTCGGCCTGGCCACCCTGACGTTCGGCCTGTCGCGGATCGTCTGGCTGTCGGCGGCGGCCCTGTTCGTCGGCGGGGCGGCCGACATGATCAGCGTCAACATCCGCCAGACCCTGATCCAGCTGGCCACGCCCGATCATATGCGCGGCCGGGTGTCGTCGGTCTCGATGCTGTTCATCGGGGCGTCCAACGAACTGGGCGAGGCCTATTCGGGGGTCATGGTCCGCATCCTGGGCGCCGTCGGGGCGGCGGTGGTCGGAGGGATCGGCGCCCTGGCCGCCACGGGAATCTGGTCCGCGATGTTCCCGGGTTTGCGGAAGGCGGACAGGCTGGAGTGA
- a CDS encoding DUF418 domain-containing protein, translated as MTTTDTAPAPTGPARPHPVTGGDRIFNLDMLRGLAVLGILAVNALSFAWPFEVYGDPESAPFAMAGANKIGTWVTDVFFHDKFRSLFSMLFGVSIFLVGGERSDKVRGKLLRSRLFWLFVIGLIHGLGIWYGDILMHYAYTGLLMLLMRSMSAGKLLWIGGGVSLFWGVVGAGMAILMANLPPEVRDGMGGPEISPEKIAATIEAVRTGGWIAAMTENLRAWAFVQGFSLALIPVTLPLMMLGLGLFKSGWLAGKGAIWTYLLAIAAGAAILAGLGWYRWQTLGVEDDPTGGLSAAMAQFGFVITLGYAALLILLTKGGLRIITGRLAPVGRMAFTNYLTQSILMASLFYMPWGPLLYGQWGPAMIWSAVGGIWILQLIWSPLWLSRFEMGPLEWIWRCLTYGRMVPLLKR; from the coding sequence ATGACCACGACCGACACGGCACCTGCGCCGACTGGGCCTGCGCGCCCGCATCCCGTCACGGGTGGCGACCGGATCTTCAACCTGGACATGCTGCGCGGCCTGGCCGTGCTGGGGATTCTGGCGGTCAACGCCCTGTCCTTCGCCTGGCCGTTCGAGGTCTATGGCGATCCCGAGTCCGCGCCCTTCGCCATGGCCGGGGCCAACAAGATCGGCACCTGGGTCACCGACGTCTTCTTCCACGACAAGTTCCGCAGCCTGTTCTCCATGCTGTTCGGGGTCTCGATCTTCCTGGTCGGGGGCGAGCGGTCGGACAAGGTGCGCGGCAAGCTGCTGCGCAGCCGACTGTTCTGGCTGTTCGTGATCGGCCTGATCCACGGCCTGGGCATCTGGTACGGCGATATCCTGATGCACTACGCCTACACCGGCCTGCTGATGCTGCTGATGCGGTCGATGTCGGCGGGCAAGCTGTTGTGGATCGGCGGCGGGGTCAGCCTGTTCTGGGGCGTGGTCGGGGCCGGGATGGCGATCCTGATGGCGAATCTGCCGCCCGAGGTTCGTGACGGGATGGGTGGGCCCGAGATCAGCCCCGAGAAGATCGCCGCCACCATCGAGGCGGTGCGCACCGGCGGCTGGATCGCCGCCATGACCGAGAACCTCAGGGCCTGGGCCTTCGTCCAGGGCTTCAGCCTGGCCCTGATCCCCGTCACCCTGCCCCTGATGATGCTGGGTCTGGGCCTGTTCAAGAGCGGCTGGCTGGCCGGCAAGGGGGCGATCTGGACCTATCTGCTGGCCATCGCTGCGGGGGCCGCGATCCTGGCGGGGCTCGGCTGGTACCGCTGGCAGACCCTGGGCGTCGAGGACGATCCGACCGGCGGCCTGTCGGCGGCCATGGCCCAGTTCGGCTTCGTCATCACCTTGGGCTATGCGGCCCTGCTGATCCTGCTGACCAAGGGCGGCCTTCGGATCATCACCGGCCGGCTGGCACCGGTCGGGCGGATGGCCTTCACCAACTACCTGACCCAGTCGATCCTGATGGCCAGCCTGTTCTACATGCCCTGGGGCCCGCTGCTCTACGGCCAGTGGGGCCCGGCCATGATCTGGAGCGCCGTCGGCGGCATCTGGATCCTGCAGCTGATCTGGTCGCCGCTCTGGCTGTCGCGGTTCGAGATGGGCCCGCTGGAGTGGATCTGGCGCTGCCTGACCTATGGGCGGATGGTGCCGCTGCTGAAGCGGTAA